AGCATCACGTTTTCTAACACGGTCAGGGTGGGCAGGAGTTGGAAAAATTGGAATATCACGCCCACGTTGCGCCCGCGCCACTCGGCGGTTTTGCCCTCGGAAAGGGTGGGCACGTCTACGCCGCCGACAATTACCTCACCGGCGGTAGGTTTGTCAATGCCGGTGATCATATTGATGAGGGTAGATTTACCACTGCCCGATTTACCGACCACGGCCAGGTACTCGCCCGGATTCACCTGTAAGTTGATCTTCTGTAACGCTGTAAAATCGCCCGCTGCGGTGTAATATTTTTTGACCACATCATGCAGGTTGATCAAAACCTCTGGTTCATTTTGAGCGTTGTCATTGTTATTTGATCCATTGCCGGAATCTTTCTGGTAAAGCCATTGGGTTATCATCAAGCGTTTGTCCTTTATGAATTGATCTGGCAGGTAGAAAAAGAGACTATCAAATCAGATAGTCTCAGTAGATCCAATTTTTAGATAGAGGGCAAAGTGACAGTCACTTGTGGTCTGAAATTCAGAGCTATTTTTCAAAAGAAGTCACCTTTTTTGCCATTTTAAGTGACTGTCACCTGATAAATTTGGATCTACTGAATCTGCATTTTGTTTTTTGTAGGTCCAGAAAATCAGGTAACCGCCATTCTTAAGAATGGCGATTACCTGAAAGGAGCGACGAGATAAGATTATCTTTCTTCGATGGAACTGCTGGAACTACCGCCCCGGAATTGTTGTAACCAACTCTCAACTTCGCGCCCGGCCGTATCGCGCGCGCCCAGGCCAAAGGCCAGCGCAATAGCGACGGCAATAGCACCGAGTAACAGGCCAAAGGCTAGGTTCACAATGTCTTCGGCCACATCCATTTGGCGCAGGGCCATAGTGGTGCCCAAAACAATAATCGCCAGCCGGGCGGCTTGAGCCAGCAGATTTGTATTTGTTCTAACCGTGCTCATAATTACACTGTAGGCCAGGTTGCCCAGGTACAACGCCAGGCCAAAAATGATCAGACCCAAAATGACTTGCCCGGCAAAGGCCAGGAAATCGGCGACTAATACGGCCACAATCTCAAACCCTAGCAGTTCGGCAGCTTCGACCGTGGCAAAGAGCATCAGGCCAATTAGCACTAAATAACCCACAATTTCTGAGGGGGTTCGTTGCCCTTCTTGCGGTTCGCGGCCTAAACCGATCAGGGATAAAATCCGGTCAAAGCCAATGCTGCTCAAAACATTGCTCACCAGGCCAGCTACCAGGCGACCGATCAGGTAAGTGATGCCCAGCACCAGCATTGCGCCAAATATAGCGGGAACCGCTTCTAGCAAGGTGTTAAGCATGCTCGTTGCCGGAGCAGAGATGGCTTCAATTTGTAAGGCTTGCAGCCCGGCAATGATCACGGGAATGAGCACCAGCACATACACTACGGTGCCGACAATGCTCGACAACTTTTGCTCGCCAACCACTCTGTTTAAGCCAACGCGTTCGCTCAATTGGTCGGTACCCAAACTGGCCAGCAAACCGGTAACAATTTGCCGGATAATGCGGGCCAAAAACCAACCCACCAACACAATAATAGCCGCACCCAGCACATTGGGCAGGTAGGCGAGCAGTTCATTGATCATGCCCTGCACGGGGTCTAATAACCCCGCCATATTCAAAGCGCCCAAAATAGCCGGCAAAAATAGCAAAAAGATAAACCAGTAAGCTACATTAGCCAGCGAGTCACTCAACCGGACCCGTCCCGGTTCCTCCAGATCGGCCTGGCTGGTCAGGCGCTCTTCTAATTTGGTGGCCTGGATACCGCGAGAAACAACAAATTTTGTCCCGGCAGCAATGATCCAGGCAACCAGTAATAACGCTCCGGCAGCCAACAGATTAGGAATGTAGGCAAAGACAACATTCAACAAATTGTTAAGCGGCTCGGTAATAATGGTTAAACCCAGGGCCTGGAAAAAAGCCACCAGCACAAAGATCATTAAAATGTAGAAAATAACTTTGCTCACGGTATTTTCTAATCGGTACCCGCTCTGGTCTTTGTCTATTCCGGCCCAACCGGCAATACGATTATCCAGGGTGGTGTGTTTTAATACGCCCCGGACAATGGCCGAAATCAACCAGGCCGCCAACCACCCCAGAATCAAAATAACTAACGCGCCAATCAGGCTGGGTACATAATTCCCCAAGGTTATTGCAAGTTGTTCATAAAGTTGTTGCATAATCCTCTCCTTAAAAAATATTTAGTATTGTAAGGTTGGTGTGTTAATATTTTTAGCTCCTTCTCATTATAAAGGTATATACTTTCACCTGGCTATACTAACCTGGGTGATTTTGGGTCTAATTTCGAGCTATCTTTTTATTACTCAACTGGGGGATATAATCTATTGACCCTACCCGGTCAGATATTGCCCAGCTAATCTATTACTGCCGTAAACCAATTCTGGTGCATCTTTAACTATTCGAGTTAGGCCAAGTTAACTCAAGTTAGCATGTCAAAATCACCCATTTTAGTCTGGGCAGGGTTGGTCAAAAACGTTATGATAGTAATTAACCAACTTTGGTAAACGTAGGTTACCTCGCTCAAGTAGGTGATACC
This portion of the Anaerolineae bacterium genome encodes:
- a CDS encoding ABC transporter ATP-binding protein; translation: MITQWLYQKDSGNGSNNNDNAQNEPEVLINLHDVVKKYYTAAGDFTALQKINLQVNPGEYLAVVGKSGSGKSTLINMITGIDKPTAGEVIVGGVDVPTLSEGKTAEWRGRNVGVIFQFFQLLPTLTVLENVMLPMDFCNMYNMGQRRERAMRLLDQVGLADHADKLPSAVSGGQQQRVAIARSLANDPPLIVADEPTGNLDSETSDTIYQLFEDQVAEGKTFLIVSHDPDLSKRVERIITLKDGQIIHKPPSAVGEGPA
- a CDS encoding mechanosensitive ion channel produces the protein MQQLYEQLAITLGNYVPSLIGALVILILGWLAAWLISAIVRGVLKHTTLDNRIAGWAGIDKDQSGYRLENTVSKVIFYILMIFVLVAFFQALGLTIITEPLNNLLNVVFAYIPNLLAAGALLLVAWIIAAGTKFVVSRGIQATKLEERLTSQADLEEPGRVRLSDSLANVAYWFIFLLFLPAILGALNMAGLLDPVQGMINELLAYLPNVLGAAIIVLVGWFLARIIRQIVTGLLASLGTDQLSERVGLNRVVGEQKLSSIVGTVVYVLVLIPVIIAGLQALQIEAISAPATSMLNTLLEAVPAIFGAMLVLGITYLIGRLVAGLVSNVLSSIGFDRILSLIGLGREPQEGQRTPSEIVGYLVLIGLMLFATVEAAELLGFEIVAVLVADFLAFAGQVILGLIIFGLALYLGNLAYSVIMSTVRTNTNLLAQAARLAIIVLGTTMALRQMDVAEDIVNLAFGLLLGAIAVAIALAFGLGARDTAGREVESWLQQFRGGSSSSSIEER